Within Borrelia sp. A-FGy1, the genomic segment TACAACTAAACCGCATATCTTTAAGATACACAAATGACGCACCTAACGAATAAATAGAGGCACGCTTCTCTTCTTGAGTCCCATATACTGAGCAAAGTCTAAGCGTTGTGTTTGCTGCAAACCTGAGATTGCTAAAATACTCTTCTAGTGGCTTCTCTTGCTCACTAATGCGGCCTGCTGAGATAAAAAGAACACTCTTAGCAGTCTGGCATATAGAAAATCCAGACATCTTAAAAGATTTGTCTGAGTAAAACATATTCTTAGAAAAGCCAGCACTTCTAAAAAAGACACTCTCTTTCCCTCTAAGCTCAAAATTGTTAACAACTAGAGGTGCATAAATATAAAAATCACCAGCTAGCAGCCTAATCCTATTAACCCCAACTTCCTTTCCAAACTGCATTGCTTGACTCAGTATGTCCTCATCTTTAAATCCTGTTGCTCTAAAATGAGGCACCTCACGCTGTTCTTTAGCATGTTGCTCTTGCTCTGCAACTTCTTCTTCTGCTTCATAATTAAAAGGAGCAACTATTACCTCATAAATAGATGTGGTCCTATCTAGAAGACCTATGTGTGCTGAAGTTGTGATATAATCATAGTGAGAGTAATCCCCCCAGGTTAAGGCCTCATATTCAAAAAATCTTCTTTGCATATCAAACCGAGATATTTTTTTTGATAAGATCAAGAAAAAGTGTTCTAGCTCTTCTTCCTCTATTCTAAGTCGAACAAAATCAGTAAGTTCTAGCTCTTGAGATGACCTAAAATTTACTATCGTATGACCTTTAACCCTTAAGTTAGTTAGAAAATCAAAAAGCCTTACTGCAGAGTTTGCATCAAAAATGAATCTTGTAGCATACTCCGCTCTTTTTGCGTAATAAGAGGATGCATTATCTGTTTGTAATACATTTTTCACTGTTGTGTAAAACACGTCTCCGTAAATATCAAAGTAATATATGTATCTTGAGCCTTGGCTACTTGAAGTATTTTGAAACCAGATTCTAGCTTTAGTTGGATAGTACTCCTCATGAACTAGCCTTATACTAGAATCAGCGTTAAATCTTGCCTCAAGATTACTTGTCCAAATTATTGCCAAGTTTTCATTTATAGCATACTTATTGTGCCACACCTCGCGGCGTGTAAAATCCCATTTATAGGCAGTATCAAACCAACTAGGGTCATACTCTTGGAATACAAAATTACCAACCTTATCAGCAAAATCTGGATATACAACTCCCTTTTGCAGCACAGCAACATACAAGCTCCCACCTGATCCTGCAACACTTATTGGGGCAGAGTAAAGAGGTCTCCTTTTACTTATTCCCTCTTCTTTACTTTGAAACTTGCCCTCTCTCCATATAATTCTATTTGAATCATAGCTACTAGCACTACTTTTGGACAAGACATAGCTTCCAGAATCAATATTGCAAATCTCTATCTCTTGCTTTACTACCTCAGATTTCCATATAGGAAGTACTACTAATTTGCCTGCCCCTGTGAAAGTATATGCATATCCAAATTCATAAAGAAGAGCAGATATAATAGTCTCAACTTCTTCCCCTTCATCAATGATTACAGCAGGCACTCGATCAAGAATAGCCTCAGATGCCTCCTCATCAACTAGATCAGCAAGCTTAGTATGCTCTAAAATCAAATGCAGCACTGATTGATCCTTAATGAAGGGATTGTAAACATAAAGCCAGTCTGGAAGATATGCAACTGGAAACTGAACAGGCCTTTGGAAAGAAAACCGCAGTAAGCTAGAGTAATCATTTACAGTAAAACTTATGCCCTTACTAAGATCCAAAACTTCTCTTGTAAAAAATTTTTCTAGAATACCTTTAAACAAGGGCTTCCTGCCTTCATGCACTTCCACAAAAACATCATCTTTTCTGAAGAACAAAAAATTTAAAAATTCTCCTGATAAGCCATAGGATGTAAACCTAAACACACTTGATGCTGTCTTAAGAGTTGGATCTACTATTTTTCGCTCTAGAGTTACACTTGCAATATCAGTATAGGGCGTAAGGTCAAATATTTGACCCTCATCAGTAAAAAGGATTATATCAAGCTCACTAGCACAACTAGCCTCAAAATCATCTTCTCTCTCTTCTTCTTCTGCTTCTGCTTCTTCCCTAGATACTCCACCAACTAGAACAGCATCCTCTGGCATAGCTTGACTACTGCCCTCTTCTTCCTGATCCTCCTTTTCTTTATCTTCTTCTTCTTTGCTAGAAGCCAAAGACAGAGTATCTTCACTTCCATTATCAAAAATACTATCCTCTACTCTCTCTTCTTCTTGGTAAAACACCTATCTTGACTCCCGAACTAAACCAGAGTATTTGTGGTATAGTGATAATGCTATGGGTCTGTTTTTGTCTATGTATCGCTTAAAATACTTAATTCTGTTAGAAATACCAGACTTCCCAGATCCAAAAGTATAGCTAGCATCAAACTCTTCAAATTGAACTGTCTCCTTAAAAGGATAGTGTGCGGAAATATATTTACTAGCATCAATAAGCCAAGAGTAGAGGTAAAGGCAATAATCATACAAAACAGCCTCATCTTTCCTCAAACTTACAACTTCATTTCTGTTAAGCAATGCTGTAGGATCAGCTAGACTTGCAATGCTAGCACAAGAGAATAACAAGAAAAGCAATAAAGATATGCTTGTACCTCTCAAGTATAAGAAGAATCTGTCTTTATTGATAAGCATACCTACTCCCCCTCTCTTATACTCTTTAGTGCCTCTCTTGCTGATTCTGCTCGCTTTCTGATGTACTCCTCATATCCTTCCCAGTCATCTTCAGCAAAACTACCTGCCTTATGTATTATTTTCCTAACTTTCTCTAATTTGGAAAAAATGCGTTTCTTAGCTGCACTAGCCTCATTTGCTCTTACAATCTCTTCCTTAATTAAAGCGATATAGCTAAGAACAGCATTTGTTAGCACAAGCCCTTGCCTTACAACATCTGCATTTCCTCCAAGCTGACTTGCTAAACCCTCTTGTGCTATAGCTGCATCAAGTATCTTTCCCACATCTCTTATAACACTCATAAATTAAAATCTCCTTTTTTATTTTTTAAGAATTAACTTTACTTCATGCTAATTCTGCCCTTAGCCCCCTAAACTCATTCTTGTAAAAAGCAAGCCTTTCTCTTACTCCCAAAACAAGACTCTTATCAAGAATTCTAAATACACGAAGACTTGACAACACGCCAACCTCTACTGCTCTAGATCTACCAAGCGAGTCCCATACAACCTCACCCAAAGAATCTCCTAGAACAACAAAATGATACATATCACTCTCTTTGTCTTTGTACTGCCCTATAACTAGATCACTCTCTTCTACCTCATAAGAGACCTCGTAATGTTTACTCCTGTAGCAAAGATGCTCATCAAGACCAAGACTTGCTAAAATTAGACCTGGATCCTCTACATAAGAATTT encodes:
- a CDS encoding right-handed parallel beta-helix repeat-containing protein, which produces MFYQEEERVEDSIFDNGSEDTLSLASSKEEEDKEKEDQEEEGSSQAMPEDAVLVGGVSREEAEAEEEEREDDFEASCASELDIILFTDEGQIFDLTPYTDIASVTLERKIVDPTLKTASSVFRFTSYGLSGEFLNFLFFRKDDVFVEVHEGRKPLFKGILEKFFTREVLDLSKGISFTVNDYSSLLRFSFQRPVQFPVAYLPDWLYVYNPFIKDQSVLHLILEHTKLADLVDEEASEAILDRVPAVIIDEGEEVETIISALLYEFGYAYTFTGAGKLVVLPIWKSEVVKQEIEICNIDSGSYVLSKSSASSYDSNRIIWREGKFQSKEEGISKRRPLYSAPISVAGSGGSLYVAVLQKGVVYPDFADKVGNFVFQEYDPSWFDTAYKWDFTRREVWHNKYAINENLAIIWTSNLEARFNADSSIRLVHEEYYPTKARIWFQNTSSSQGSRYIYYFDIYGDVFYTTVKNVLQTDNASSYYAKRAEYATRFIFDANSAVRLFDFLTNLRVKGHTIVNFRSSQELELTDFVRLRIEEEELEHFFLILSKKISRFDMQRRFFEYEALTWGDYSHYDYITTSAHIGLLDRTTSIYEVIVAPFNYEAEEEVAEQEQHAKEQREVPHFRATGFKDEDILSQAMQFGKEVGVNRIRLLAGDFYIYAPLVVNNFELRGKESVFFRSAGFSKNMFYSDKSFKMSGFSICQTAKSVLFISAGRISEQEKPLEEYFSNLRFAANTTLRLCSVYGTQEEKRASIYSLGASFVYLKDMRFSCNLGAALQTEKVEKILLENVKFSDTSRALDIKGVSNINIINIFVLKNRKPSLLSGSNALLRGGEFKENRDAIRLEGFSSVRVEGVEFSSNLGVALHLVDVLQAKLLGNTFTENEVGLSSMTQDFLIRDIFRQNKTALVKARRSSVAASSLRFLDASIYSSNATDIKEEEVA
- a CDS encoding BBA14 family lipoprotein, which produces MLINKDRFFLYLRGTSISLLLFLLFSCASIASLADPTALLNRNEVVSLRKDEAVLYDYCLYLYSWLIDASKYISAHYPFKETVQFEEFDASYTFGSGKSGISNRIKYFKRYIDKNRPIALSLYHKYSGLVRESR